A stretch of the Acaryochloris sp. CCMEE 5410 genome encodes the following:
- a CDS encoding rod shape-determining protein: MGVDLGTANTLVYVKGKGILVRNPSVIAVDAENQSVIAVGEKAQRLGGRQPSNILVRYPLRDGVITDLDIAYKLLQQVLEQAQISRSLFPPRLIMAVPNGATTIEQRALQDIAEQAGAKEVFIIDEAIAAAIGAGLPIDKPLGNMIVDIGGGTTEVAVLSLCGVLSSQSLRVAGAQMDDVIYQSLKRDYDFWVGEQTAQSIKHQLGSAEFNSQWDNVKMEIGGCSLNSRLPKQLTLTGMEVREMLHKEVALIARTVQQTLEQTTPEIASDIYTNGLMLCGGGSLLKGLDEFICRETGVFVHVAPNPMDCVALGIGEILENRQRWERVWKHWKRQ, from the coding sequence ATTGGCGTAGATTTAGGGACCGCCAATACGCTGGTCTATGTCAAAGGCAAAGGCATCTTGGTGCGCAACCCTTCTGTCATAGCAGTAGATGCTGAAAACCAGTCAGTAATTGCAGTGGGGGAAAAAGCACAGCGCTTAGGCGGCCGTCAACCTAGCAATATCCTAGTCAGATATCCTCTGCGAGATGGTGTGATCACGGATTTAGACATTGCCTATAAATTACTGCAACAAGTCTTGGAACAAGCTCAAATAAGTCGCTCCTTGTTTCCTCCGCGCTTGATAATGGCTGTTCCTAATGGTGCCACTACTATCGAGCAACGAGCGCTTCAAGATATTGCCGAGCAGGCTGGTGCGAAGGAAGTGTTCATTATTGATGAAGCGATCGCAGCCGCTATCGGTGCAGGTCTCCCCATCGATAAACCTTTGGGAAATATGATTGTGGATATTGGCGGTGGTACCACTGAGGTCGCCGTTCTAAGTTTGTGTGGTGTGCTGAGTAGCCAATCGCTGCGAGTTGCTGGAGCCCAAATGGATGATGTAATTTACCAATCGCTCAAACGTGACTATGACTTTTGGGTAGGGGAACAGACAGCGCAATCGATCAAGCATCAGTTAGGATCTGCTGAGTTTAACTCTCAATGGGATAACGTCAAAATGGAGATAGGAGGATGTAGTCTAAACTCTCGATTGCCCAAGCAGCTCACTCTCACGGGAATGGAAGTGCGTGAGATGCTGCACAAAGAGGTGGCACTAATTGCAAGAACGGTTCAACAAACCTTGGAACAAACAACACCCGAAATCGCCTCAGACATTTACACTAATGGCTTGATGCTCTGTGGTGGTGGATCACTGCTAAAAGGACTGGACGAGTTCATCTGTCGGGAAACTGGGGTTTTTGTTCATGTGGCTCCAAATCCTATGGACTGTGTAGCTTTAGGGATTGGTGAAATACTCGAAAATCGCCAACGATGGGAACGGGTTTGGAAGCACTGGAAGCGTCAGTAA
- a CDS encoding AarF/ABC1/UbiB kinase family protein, with product MTLTEPTFHHSPSLPVSMPLTDGPEVSSTDILSPAIEFEAYDPVKIQQQFQGQIFRVMQRWVTILWPFLLLLGRRSWDKRTPSTHGRHKRRAIQLRETLTVLGPAFIKIGQALSTRPDILTGPYLEELSKLQDQIPAFSNDIAFRFIEEELGYPPHELYAQLTSEPIAAASLGQVYKGKLHTGEWVAVKVQRPDLAEQVSLDIYVLRGLAAWVQKTNKSIRSDLVGILDEFAGRLFEEIDYTQEGRNAEYFAQLYGYLPEIYIPKIYWEYTHRRVLTMEWITGTKLNQPQQIQAQGINARHLIDVGVQCSLRQLLEHGFFHADPHLGNLLATPDGKLAYLDFGMMSKINQEQRYGLINAIVHIINREFEALAHDYVHLGFLTPETDLESIISALGVVFNDALGASVAELNIQSIFEQLSDIMYEYPFRVPSYYALIIRSLLTMEGIAIGVDKDFKVLSAAYPYIAKRILTDPAPELRQSLKDLLFQEDSFRWNRLENLMKNARNNFDYDLSGSLDQALDYLFSERGELIRDRLVQEIVNGIDAFGQTTWQVLTAKFREQRGWEINTESIADLEANLGHIQRILGLLKETPGFDPVKLASVIPSLLVKPEAQVFGQQIAIGLVQKALVGLFITMVTVGE from the coding sequence ATGACCTTGACTGAGCCCACATTCCATCACTCCCCATCACTTCCTGTTTCTATGCCACTGACTGATGGTCCAGAGGTATCTTCAACGGATATACTTTCCCCAGCGATAGAATTTGAAGCCTACGATCCTGTCAAAATCCAACAACAATTCCAAGGTCAGATTTTTCGGGTGATGCAGCGCTGGGTCACTATCCTTTGGCCTTTTCTGCTGCTATTGGGTCGGCGATCGTGGGATAAACGCACTCCTTCTACCCATGGACGGCACAAACGTCGAGCGATTCAACTGCGCGAAACGTTAACGGTCTTAGGCCCTGCTTTTATCAAAATTGGTCAAGCCTTATCCACACGGCCAGATATTCTCACAGGGCCATACCTAGAGGAACTGTCAAAACTTCAGGACCAGATTCCTGCATTCTCTAATGACATTGCTTTTCGATTTATTGAAGAAGAACTGGGGTATCCACCTCACGAATTGTATGCTCAACTGACCTCAGAGCCGATCGCAGCAGCATCCTTAGGTCAAGTCTATAAAGGTAAACTGCACACAGGGGAATGGGTAGCGGTTAAAGTCCAACGCCCCGATTTAGCGGAACAAGTATCCCTCGATATTTACGTCTTGCGGGGATTAGCCGCCTGGGTTCAGAAAACCAATAAGTCCATCCGTAGCGATTTAGTTGGCATTCTTGATGAATTTGCTGGACGATTGTTTGAAGAAATAGACTATACCCAGGAAGGCCGCAATGCTGAGTATTTTGCCCAGCTCTATGGCTACTTGCCTGAGATTTATATCCCTAAGATCTATTGGGAATATACGCATCGCCGGGTGTTGACGATGGAGTGGATCACAGGGACCAAACTCAATCAACCTCAACAAATCCAGGCTCAAGGAATTAATGCCCGCCATTTGATTGATGTGGGAGTGCAATGTTCGCTACGGCAACTTCTAGAGCATGGCTTTTTTCATGCCGATCCCCATCTAGGAAATTTGCTGGCAACGCCTGACGGTAAATTAGCCTATCTAGATTTCGGCATGATGAGTAAAATCAACCAAGAGCAGCGATATGGACTCATCAATGCCATTGTTCATATCATCAATCGTGAGTTTGAAGCATTAGCCCACGACTATGTCCATTTGGGATTTCTGACACCAGAGACTGACCTAGAGTCAATTATCTCGGCCCTGGGCGTGGTCTTTAATGATGCTCTAGGAGCCAGTGTTGCTGAGCTCAATATCCAAAGTATTTTTGAGCAGCTTTCAGACATTATGTACGAGTATCCCTTCCGGGTGCCCTCCTACTACGCCTTAATCATACGATCCTTGCTGACGATGGAAGGAATTGCCATTGGTGTAGACAAAGATTTTAAGGTGCTCAGTGCAGCCTATCCCTATATAGCTAAGCGAATCCTGACGGATCCTGCCCCTGAATTGCGGCAAAGCCTCAAAGATCTGCTGTTTCAGGAAGATAGTTTCCGATGGAACCGCCTTGAAAATTTGATGAAGAATGCCCGCAATAACTTCGATTATGATCTGAGCGGGTCCTTAGACCAGGCCCTTGATTATTTATTCTCAGAGCGGGGGGAACTGATTCGCGATCGCCTAGTCCAGGAAATTGTTAATGGTATTGATGCCTTTGGCCAAACAACCTGGCAGGTTCTAACGGCTAAATTCCGAGAGCAAAGGGGATGGGAAATTAATACCGAATCTATCGCAGATTTAGAGGCTAATTTAGGGCATATTCAACGCATTTTGGGGCTTTTAAAAGAAACGCCAGGCTTTGATCCTGTGAAACTTGCCAGTGTCATTCCTTCCCTATTGGTCAAACCAGAAGCCCAAGTCTTCGGTCAGCAAATTGCCATCGGTCTGGTCCAAAAAGCTCTAGTGGGCCTTTTTATAACAATGGTTACTGTTGGCGAATAG
- a CDS encoding GNAT family N-acetyltransferase: MTTELAWKIQYEAFAAAGGLYDERHAKLYADLARDLIEDGSFSIIYKGVAHACYTPMTIDEAPHLKVYVLAPLAVLPEYQSKGYATRLMEEAEKQLDADAIFVAGQPFHYGRRYNTPHKIGFPVKTEAPIECWFAKALTPGCLDGIVSTSTITGPYSTEQIWQHPSDQFPPR, encoded by the coding sequence ATGACCACCGAACTTGCTTGGAAGATCCAGTATGAAGCTTTCGCCGCAGCTGGAGGACTCTATGATGAGCGGCACGCCAAACTCTACGCTGACCTGGCTAGAGACCTGATAGAAGACGGTAGTTTCTCTATCATCTACAAGGGAGTCGCCCACGCTTGCTACACCCCGATGACAATTGACGAAGCACCGCACCTTAAAGTGTACGTGCTAGCACCACTAGCAGTGTTGCCCGAATACCAAAGCAAGGGTTACGCCACACGCCTGATGGAAGAGGCAGAGAAACAACTCGACGCAGACGCAATCTTTGTTGCTGGTCAACCGTTCCACTACGGTCGTCGATACAACACCCCACATAAGATCGGCTTCCCGGTTAAGACCGAGGCTCCAATTGAGTGTTGGTTCGCCAAGGCCCTGACCCCAGGTTGCCTGGACGGTATCGTCTCTACTTCCACCATCACAGGTCCTTACTCAACAGAGCAGATCTGGCAGCATCCCAGCGATCAGTTCCCACCTCGATGA
- a CDS encoding recombinase family protein has translation MLIGYARVSKVDGSQVLDLQMDALLEAGVPENRIYRDRVSGKMARRPGLKACLKALQPGNTLVVWKLDRLGRDLKHLVDVVDELRQREVGFKVLAGAGAEIDTTTANGRLFFAVFAALAEYERELIAERTRAGLKAARARGRMGGRPRKMDVATLQMAMSAMSDSRACAKEIAQKLGMTTATLYTYVNGDGTAKEAGQRLLDSPVG, from the coding sequence ATGCTGATTGGCTATGCACGAGTATCCAAGGTCGATGGCTCTCAGGTTCTTGATCTGCAAATGGATGCATTGCTTGAAGCCGGTGTGCCAGAAAATAGGATTTACCGGGACCGGGTTTCTGGCAAGATGGCTCGACGGCCAGGACTAAAGGCTTGTCTCAAGGCATTACAACCTGGCAATACGCTGGTGGTTTGGAAGTTAGACCGTTTGGGGCGAGATCTTAAGCATCTCGTCGATGTTGTTGATGAGCTACGGCAACGCGAAGTTGGATTCAAGGTACTTGCAGGTGCTGGAGCAGAAATTGATACCACCACTGCCAATGGGCGCTTATTCTTTGCGGTCTTTGCGGCGCTGGCAGAGTATGAACGCGAATTGATTGCTGAGCGCACCCGAGCGGGGTTGAAGGCGGCACGAGCTAGGGGGCGGATGGGAGGACGACCCCGCAAAATGGATGTTGCTACGCTCCAGATGGCGATGAGTGCGATGAGTGACTCAAGGGCGTGTGCAAAGGAAATTGCTCAGAAGCTTGGGATGACGACCGCCACGCTTTATACCTATGTCAATGGAGATGGAACTGCTAAAGAAGCTGGACAGCGACTACTTGATAGTCCAGTAGGGTAG
- a CDS encoding Tn3 family transposase, protein MTKQEQFLSQRQRYQPISLPQSFSDEQMVRDWTLSDVDRAVVSKYRKSFRLFIGIQMCAVRLYGRFLNQVHDLSPHIVNYLGQQLGLPPSLAIEIPERKATYTEHRQSILKHLGFQKFDGKAQDKFNNWLEHQAHQGLLPTELFEQSEDYLLEQRILLPGPSVLERLIIHVCATVHQQLFESVFEQLSPELTEAIDQLLKVSEGEQRSYFHHLKAYPPAATISSLQSYLERYRAVAETGIDNFEGRMLTPAFLHYLFEQAKRYSSKDLKRFAEHKRYALMACFLLETRKVLLDHLVMMHDQYLMDLCRKARNIHEQKHRQLRQRQKRAVDVVLEANSYLLDWPLEQPLLKKEFWQLVDEDKLRRSLEDMRQFKRLEERGYGDLLLARYPSLRKYFSKFILLPFAAEHGNDNLMEAINLVRQLDAGDLKKLPPTAPTGFIPKELRRALKSQEGSLNRNAWEMGLALAIKDALRSGDLYLPQSKRHVSFWDLVLSETCWQTLRVDAFEELQQPRKHEVKAVIPKQFHEAIAQANQRFPGDDFAEIRDGKLKLKRYDKITISPAVSTLQKVISARLPSIRIEQLLVEVDRLTHFSRYFIPLPEHQSKPPHFYRTLMATLISQATNLGVVSMSASVNGTTIDMLRHVLHTFIREETLMAANAAIVNQHHALPLSAVHGTGTVSSSDAQRFGIRASSLLASYYPRYYGYYEKAIGIYTHISDQYAVFSTKVISCSPREALYVLDGLLENNTILKIREHTTDTHGYTEIIFALCHLLGFYFMPRIRDLKDQQLYRVDREHDYGVFKPLLTKTADIDIVEEQWEEMIRVAISLKRRTAPAHVIVQRLTNSFPADRLSKAFTSLGRILKTQYILRYLTDANLRQMVQLQLNKGEYRHKLGVFQQIYEIRTYALKAIPSMASIFGILIFGSIFSG, encoded by the coding sequence GTGACTAAACAGGAACAATTTCTATCTCAGCGTCAGCGGTACCAGCCCATCTCTCTGCCCCAAAGCTTTTCGGATGAGCAGATGGTCAGGGACTGGACTCTCTCAGACGTCGATAGAGCGGTCGTGAGTAAATATCGCAAAAGCTTTCGTCTGTTTATCGGGATTCAGATGTGTGCAGTCCGCTTGTATGGCCGATTCCTCAATCAAGTTCATGATCTATCTCCCCACATCGTCAATTATCTTGGTCAGCAATTAGGCTTGCCGCCATCCCTGGCTATTGAGATACCAGAGCGCAAAGCTACTTACACAGAGCATCGGCAGAGCATCCTAAAACATCTGGGGTTTCAGAAATTTGATGGAAAGGCTCAAGACAAGTTCAACAACTGGCTGGAGCACCAAGCTCACCAGGGACTATTGCCCACAGAACTCTTTGAGCAGAGTGAGGATTATCTACTGGAGCAGCGCATCTTGTTACCCGGTCCTTCTGTTTTGGAAAGACTGATCATTCACGTTTGCGCCACTGTCCATCAGCAACTCTTTGAATCTGTCTTCGAGCAGTTGTCGCCTGAGTTAACTGAAGCGATTGATCAATTGCTGAAGGTGTCTGAAGGTGAACAGCGCTCCTACTTTCATCACCTTAAAGCCTATCCCCCTGCAGCAACGATCTCATCTCTGCAGTCCTACCTGGAGCGCTACAGGGCAGTTGCAGAAACAGGCATTGATAACTTTGAAGGACGGATGCTGACGCCTGCCTTCCTCCACTATCTTTTCGAGCAGGCCAAGCGGTACAGTTCCAAAGATCTCAAGCGATTTGCGGAACACAAGCGCTATGCGCTGATGGCCTGCTTTCTACTGGAGACCCGGAAAGTGTTATTGGATCACCTGGTCATGATGCATGATCAATACCTGATGGACCTGTGTCGTAAAGCCAGGAACATCCATGAGCAAAAGCACCGTCAGTTGCGCCAGCGGCAAAAAAGAGCTGTTGATGTCGTCCTTGAGGCGAACAGCTACTTGCTGGACTGGCCCTTGGAACAACCTTTGCTGAAAAAAGAGTTCTGGCAACTGGTTGATGAGGATAAACTGCGCCGTTCGCTTGAGGACATGCGTCAGTTCAAACGCCTTGAGGAAAGGGGATATGGCGATTTGCTCTTAGCCCGATACCCCAGTCTGCGAAAGTACTTTTCAAAATTCATTCTGCTTCCCTTTGCTGCTGAGCATGGCAACGACAACTTAATGGAAGCCATCAATCTGGTGCGCCAGTTGGACGCTGGCGATCTCAAGAAGCTGCCCCCAACAGCACCGACTGGTTTTATCCCGAAGGAGCTACGGCGTGCCCTGAAATCACAGGAGGGGTCTCTCAACCGGAATGCTTGGGAAATGGGGCTGGCTTTGGCGATCAAGGATGCCTTGCGGTCGGGTGATCTCTATCTACCTCAGAGTAAGCGGCATGTATCGTTTTGGGACTTAGTTCTCAGTGAGACCTGTTGGCAGACCCTGCGTGTCGATGCTTTTGAAGAACTCCAGCAGCCGAGGAAACATGAAGTCAAAGCTGTCATTCCAAAACAGTTTCATGAGGCAATCGCTCAAGCCAACCAGAGATTTCCCGGTGACGACTTTGCCGAGATCCGGGACGGCAAGCTCAAGTTGAAGCGTTACGACAAGATCACGATCTCCCCAGCAGTCAGCACGCTACAGAAAGTGATCAGTGCTCGGTTGCCTTCTATTCGTATTGAGCAGTTACTGGTGGAGGTTGACCGACTGACCCATTTCAGTCGCTACTTTATCCCCCTACCAGAGCATCAATCTAAGCCGCCCCATTTTTACAGGACTCTGATGGCGACTTTAATTTCCCAGGCAACCAACCTTGGCGTTGTCTCTATGAGCGCCAGTGTAAACGGAACGACTATCGATATGCTTCGACACGTTTTACACACGTTCATCCGGGAAGAAACACTGATGGCGGCCAATGCCGCCATTGTAAATCAACATCATGCGCTTCCATTGAGCGCGGTGCATGGTACTGGGACCGTTTCGTCATCTGATGCCCAGCGGTTTGGTATTCGCGCCAGTAGCCTTTTGGCGTCCTATTATCCGCGCTATTACGGCTACTACGAAAAGGCCATTGGTATCTACACTCATATCTCTGATCAATATGCGGTGTTCAGTACTAAGGTGATTTCCTGCAGCCCCCGTGAGGCGTTGTATGTCCTTGACGGGTTGCTGGAGAACAACACGATCCTAAAGATTCGTGAGCATACGACCGATACCCACGGCTATACCGAGATTATCTTTGCGCTGTGTCACTTGTTGGGGTTCTACTTTATGCCACGGATTCGCGATCTCAAGGACCAGCAGCTTTATCGAGTTGATAGAGAGCACGACTACGGTGTATTCAAGCCCCTACTCACCAAGACGGCAGATATTGATATCGTTGAGGAGCAGTGGGAGGAGATGATCCGGGTAGCCATTTCTCTCAAGCGGCGGACAGCCCCAGCCCATGTGATTGTCCAGAGGCTGACCAATAGTTTTCCGGCTGACCGGCTCTCGAAGGCGTTTACGAGTCTGGGGCGAATCCTTAAGACCCAGTACATCTTGCGCTATCTGACGGATGCCAATTTGAGGCAGATGGTTCAACTTCAGCTCAATAAAGGAGAGTACCGTCACAAGCTGGGGGTATTCCAACAAATCTACGAGATTAGGACATATGCCCTTAAAGCTATACCCAGTATGGCCTCTATTTTCGGTATTCTGATTTTTGGATCAATATTTTCAGGTTAA
- a CDS encoding Tn3 family transposase has translation MTAIQETAYPRLKSSPSSKDLKAIYTPTSEELELARKHTKNQQTFLCFLVLLKTYQRLGYSIPIAITPPKIIQHICKIAQTTVSSPELRDYDCSKSRTRHLAIIRGFLDIKAYGKKAAKVVHKTMMQAATTLQDYGDLINVALEELIRQRFELPGFTTLERMARKARKAFTEEIYKRILKPLKKSNRKQLDALFVVEDGPTSAPWNDLKQEPGRPTLGELKDLIERLNWIASLRPQTDVLADIPEAKIKQLAAEARSLDIAQMKRLAPEKRYALSLAFLARQHAQALDDLAEIFIKRMNAMHRKGADALQLYRKEQQERTDTLISTLKDLVIAFNSDADLAQRLVKMAAVIHDYGQTLIEDCDAHLDHTGNNYLPFLRQYYSSHRASLFRLLEVVPLHSTTQDTRLMDAMAFIQAHRTSRKLWIATDASDATLEDADTPPLILTWISNPWWSLVTGQSQKRSVPTQVHRHYLELCVFSQLLLELQSGDIYIEGSSEYHNYYSQLLPWEECEAQLADYSQRMKIPTDGKAFVNQLRQYLIAVTKKTDQAFPRNTQAQFEQDKLVIRRPKRVHIKGLSVLKQEIEKRIQPINLLDILGDTQQWLNWTQFFKPLSGNASRIANPIARYIATTFCYGCGLGPSQLSRSLKNFNPRQLFRVNQGHVTTGTLQKAINVIIDGYNKFDLPKLWGSGKHASVDGTKWDIYEQNLLAEYHIRYGGYGGIGYYHVSDTYIALFSHFIPCGVYEAIYMLNGLHDNPTQIRPDTIHGDTHSQSCTVFGLSYLLGIKLMPRIRRWKHLVFYRPSRSTRYKHIDSLFTEVIDWKLIEQYLPDMLRVVLSIKAGKVSPSTILRKLGTKSHKNKLFQAFHALGCVLRTGFLMEYINDVDLRQLIQGATNKSETFNAFIKWICFGGDGVLATNNREEQRKRIRYSHLVANCLIFYNVSEMSRILNELNQEGFKITPEAVKALSPYIRKHINRLGQYLLNLARIPGEINYDLPIQMTLGT, from the coding sequence GTGACTGCTATTCAAGAGACGGCATACCCTAGACTCAAGAGTAGTCCTAGCTCCAAGGATCTTAAAGCCATATACACACCCACATCCGAAGAGCTGGAACTGGCCCGTAAGCACACCAAAAATCAACAGACTTTCCTTTGTTTTTTAGTCCTTTTGAAGACTTATCAAAGATTGGGATATTCAATCCCCATAGCTATTACCCCACCCAAGATTATTCAACATATCTGCAAAATCGCACAGACTACTGTGTCTTCCCCTGAGTTGAGAGACTATGATTGCTCCAAAAGCCGCACCCGACATCTAGCCATTATTCGTGGCTTCCTGGACATCAAAGCCTATGGTAAGAAAGCCGCCAAAGTCGTCCACAAAACGATGATGCAGGCTGCCACGACCTTGCAAGATTATGGTGACTTGATCAATGTTGCCCTTGAAGAACTGATCCGACAACGGTTTGAACTTCCAGGATTTACCACCCTAGAGCGGATGGCCCGCAAAGCAAGAAAAGCCTTCACGGAGGAAATTTATAAACGTATTCTTAAACCCCTCAAGAAATCCAACCGGAAACAGCTTGATGCTCTATTTGTGGTTGAAGATGGTCCAACCAGTGCCCCCTGGAACGACTTGAAGCAAGAGCCTGGCCGACCAACCTTGGGGGAACTGAAAGACCTCATCGAACGGCTGAATTGGATTGCCAGTTTAAGACCCCAAACAGACGTGCTGGCAGATATTCCCGAAGCCAAAATTAAGCAGTTAGCTGCCGAAGCTCGGTCTTTGGATATTGCTCAGATGAAGCGACTGGCCCCAGAAAAGCGATATGCCCTGAGTCTGGCCTTTCTCGCCCGACAGCATGCTCAAGCGTTAGATGATCTCGCTGAGATATTTATCAAGCGGATGAATGCGATGCATCGTAAAGGAGCAGATGCCCTCCAGCTCTATCGCAAAGAACAGCAAGAACGCACAGATACCCTGATTTCGACCCTCAAGGATTTAGTGATCGCGTTTAACAGCGATGCAGATCTAGCTCAGCGGTTAGTAAAGATGGCAGCCGTCATCCATGACTATGGCCAGACATTAATCGAGGATTGTGATGCCCACCTTGACCATACCGGCAACAACTATCTACCTTTTCTTAGACAGTACTACAGCAGCCATAGAGCCTCCTTATTCCGTTTACTGGAAGTGGTTCCCCTCCATTCCACCACCCAAGATACAAGACTGATGGATGCTATGGCATTTATCCAGGCCCACCGCACTAGCCGGAAACTCTGGATTGCCACCGATGCCAGTGATGCCACCCTTGAGGATGCGGATACTCCACCCCTTATTCTGACGTGGATATCGAACCCTTGGTGGTCCCTGGTGACGGGACAGTCCCAGAAGCGGTCAGTTCCCACTCAAGTCCACCGGCATTACTTGGAATTGTGTGTGTTTTCCCAACTCCTCCTGGAATTGCAATCGGGTGACATTTACATTGAAGGCAGCTCTGAGTATCACAATTACTACAGCCAACTCTTGCCTTGGGAGGAGTGTGAAGCTCAGTTAGCCGACTATTCCCAGAGGATGAAGATTCCCACCGATGGCAAAGCCTTCGTCAACCAGCTGCGACAATACCTGATCGCTGTCACAAAGAAAACGGATCAAGCTTTTCCCCGTAATACCCAAGCCCAATTTGAACAAGACAAACTGGTGATCCGCCGGCCTAAGCGAGTTCATATCAAGGGCCTATCGGTCCTTAAACAGGAAATCGAAAAGCGCATCCAGCCCATTAATCTCCTGGATATTCTCGGTGATACGCAGCAATGGCTCAACTGGACCCAGTTCTTCAAACCCCTTTCCGGTAATGCGTCTAGAATAGCCAACCCTATCGCTCGGTATATTGCGACGACCTTCTGTTATGGCTGTGGTTTAGGACCTAGCCAATTATCTCGCTCCCTGAAGAACTTTAATCCCCGTCAACTCTTTCGAGTGAACCAAGGGCATGTCACCACAGGGACTTTACAAAAGGCCATCAACGTGATTATCGATGGCTACAATAAATTTGACCTGCCCAAACTATGGGGTTCGGGCAAACATGCCTCTGTGGATGGGACCAAGTGGGATATTTACGAGCAGAACCTCTTAGCGGAATATCACATTCGCTATGGCGGCTATGGCGGGATTGGGTACTATCACGTCAGCGACACCTACATTGCACTATTCAGTCATTTCATCCCTTGTGGGGTCTATGAAGCCATCTACATGCTCAATGGGCTCCATGACAATCCCACTCAAATTCGACCGGATACCATTCATGGTGATACCCATTCCCAAAGCTGCACTGTCTTTGGTTTGTCCTATCTTCTGGGGATAAAGCTGATGCCTCGCATTCGTCGCTGGAAGCATTTAGTCTTCTATCGACCCAGCCGCTCAACTCGGTATAAGCACATCGATAGCCTGTTTACTGAGGTGATTGATTGGAAGCTGATTGAGCAGTATCTGCCGGATATGCTACGGGTAGTTCTATCCATTAAGGCCGGAAAGGTAAGTCCATCTACCATCCTCAGAAAACTCGGCACTAAAAGTCACAAGAATAAGCTGTTCCAAGCGTTTCATGCCTTAGGTTGTGTATTGAGAACGGGATTCCTGATGGAATACATTAATGATGTGGACTTGAGACAGTTAATCCAAGGTGCCACCAATAAAAGTGAAACCTTCAATGCCTTTATCAAATGGATCTGCTTTGGTGGAGATGGCGTGTTGGCCACCAATAACCGAGAAGAGCAACGGAAACGCATTCGATACAGCCACTTGGTTGCAAACTGCTTAATTTTTTACAACGTCTCAGAGATGAGCCGCATCCTGAATGAACTGAACCAAGAGGGTTTCAAGATAACACCGGAGGCAGTAAAGGCATTGAGTCCGTATATCAGGAAGCACATAAATCGCTTAGGCCAATATCTGTTGAATCTAGCGCGAATACCAGGGGAGATAAATTATGATCTTCCTATTCAGATGACTTTGGGAACATAA
- a CDS encoding helix-turn-helix transcriptional regulator has translation MIQTHSFQGINVIQWRLREVMDANDIRPKDFAKTLGISSNAVSNLRGREMPKINGERLNQIVIALNLLRSRKKALITPSDLFSFSLTMEEMDKLGIPR, from the coding sequence ATGATTCAAACCCATAGTTTTCAAGGCATCAATGTGATCCAGTGGCGCTTAAGAGAAGTTATGGATGCAAATGACATTAGGCCCAAGGATTTTGCAAAAACGCTAGGCATTAGTAGTAATGCAGTTTCAAATCTGCGTGGGCGGGAGATGCCAAAAATTAATGGCGAACGACTTAATCAGATTGTTATTGCCCTCAATCTACTTAGATCTCGAAAGAAGGCCCTAATCACTCCGTCTGACTTATTTTCCTTTTCATTAACGATGGAAGAAATGGATAAGTTGGGAATCCCGAGATAG
- a CDS encoding sigma factor, whose protein sequence is MIAYELLLEKIAAYQSDQTDEHLKQRLANEIVKANEGLCIYKAKNFVDSGVEWPELVNAARDGIYEAIKKFDLNKGTRFSTYACFKIQKHLHLVIDNNRRIRLPDSALRTARKAQRLIDQGITDIETIAATLGKKPAYVRDCLEMFPDAQQMPVDEKGVEVEFTAPADDDREDLPIRSALAKLPLMVSDICIKRNCGWKFYEIAKVFQCSARHAQDLYYQALETLRELLTEPPIEAQLKGC, encoded by the coding sequence ATGATAGCTTATGAATTACTTCTCGAAAAGATTGCAGCCTACCAATCTGATCAGACAGATGAACATCTAAAACAACGCTTAGCGAACGAGATAGTCAAGGCCAATGAGGGGCTTTGTATCTATAAGGCCAAAAATTTTGTCGATTCTGGTGTCGAATGGCCTGAGTTGGTGAATGCAGCTCGTGATGGTATCTACGAGGCCATCAAAAAATTTGATCTCAATAAAGGTACTCGGTTTTCAACCTATGCCTGTTTCAAAATCCAAAAACATTTGCACCTCGTTATAGATAACAATCGCCGAATCCGCTTACCAGACTCGGCCCTACGGACAGCCAGAAAAGCTCAGCGTTTAATCGATCAGGGCATCACTGATATCGAGACAATTGCAGCGACGTTAGGGAAAAAGCCAGCCTATGTTCGAGACTGTCTTGAGATGTTTCCTGATGCACAACAAATGCCTGTTGATGAGAAAGGTGTTGAGGTCGAGTTTACAGCCCCAGCAGATGATGACCGAGAAGATTTACCTATCCGGTCAGCCCTAGCGAAATTGCCTCTGATGGTTTCGGATATCTGCATTAAACGCAACTGTGGTTGGAAGTTTTATGAAATAGCTAAGGTTTTTCAATGCTCTGCTCGTCATGCTCAAGACCTTTACTATCAGGCACTTGAAACACTCAGAGAACTTCTCACAGAACCTCCTATTGAGGCCCAATTGAAGGGTTGCTGA